One stretch of Halobaculum marinum DNA includes these proteins:
- a CDS encoding heavy-metal-associated domain-containing protein — MTTTMRISGMTCGGCETSVVEALKGVEGVTDVSADHEADEAVVEGDADALDLIAAVPEAYEVESTA, encoded by the coding sequence ATGACGACGACGATGCGGATCAGCGGCATGACCTGCGGCGGGTGCGAGACGAGCGTCGTGGAGGCGCTGAAAGGTGTCGAGGGCGTCACCGACGTGAGCGCCGACCACGAGGCCGACGAGGCGGTCGTCGAGGGAGACGCCGACGCGCTCGACCTGATCGCGGCGGTGCCCGAGGCGTACGAGGTCGAGTCGACCGCCTGA
- a CDS encoding peroxidase-related enzyme (This protein belongs to a clade of uncharacterized proteins related to peroxidases such as the alkylhydroperoxidase AhpD.), which produces MSEETATPELLDDAQRRFPVPDAEEVPEDIYERLAEETERAGFTPNVMSALAYKPSHFRAFLDFHDAFVEDSTLDREEVEMIIVAVSGQNNCLYCNVAHGALVRIYAKDPHLADQLTSNHRTADVSDQRMAMLEVAVKLTDDPDAVTTDDLDLLLEAGYSQEEVWDIGMVAAFFNFSNRMATFADWRPNEEFYTMGR; this is translated from the coding sequence ATGAGCGAGGAGACCGCCACCCCCGAGTTGCTCGACGACGCCCAGCGCCGCTTCCCCGTCCCCGACGCCGAGGAGGTGCCCGAGGACATCTACGAGCGACTGGCCGAAGAGACCGAGCGCGCGGGGTTCACCCCGAACGTGATGAGCGCGCTGGCGTACAAGCCGAGCCACTTCCGGGCGTTCCTCGACTTCCACGACGCGTTCGTCGAGGACTCGACGCTCGACCGCGAGGAGGTGGAGATGATCATCGTCGCCGTCTCCGGACAGAACAACTGCCTGTACTGCAACGTCGCCCACGGCGCGCTCGTGCGCATCTACGCGAAGGACCCCCACCTCGCCGACCAGTTGACGAGCAACCACCGCACCGCCGACGTGAGCGACCAGCGCATGGCCATGCTGGAGGTGGCCGTGAAGCTGACCGACGACCCCGACGCGGTGACGACCGACGACCTCGACCTGCTGCTGGAGGCGGGCTACTCGCAGGAGGAAGTGTGGGACATCGGGATGGTCGCCGCGTTCTTCAACTTCTCCAACCGGATGGCGACGTTCGCCGACTGGCGCCCCAACGAGGAGTTCTACACGATGGGGCGGTAG
- a CDS encoding PLDc N-terminal domain-containing protein, translating to MLPLQSAGGALAFVIWLLFTALFIYMVYWTYTDAQRNSDHPAFLWAIVVFLAPLLGLVLYVLLGRN from the coding sequence ATGCTCCCCCTCCAGAGCGCTGGCGGCGCCCTCGCGTTCGTCATCTGGCTGTTGTTCACGGCGCTGTTCATCTACATGGTGTACTGGACGTACACGGACGCCCAGCGAAACAGCGACCACCCGGCGTTCCTGTGGGCCATCGTGGTGTTCCTCGCCCCGCTGCTGGGCCTCGTGTTGTACGTCCTCCTTGGCCGGAACTGA
- a CDS encoding metal-dependent hydrolase: MFRRGHLGVAMLTLAPITFWLLTTGYPVFATLVAGTVLYLAMLPDVDHRIPGVSHRGPTHSLLFAGIVGAAFAGAASFVEPVLSVAVPGGVSMVAFGFLLGFGAVFTHLLGDVITPAGVNFLWPYPKEWSLYLTSADSMLWNWGLFGLGVFAMAGSVVLAVQGVALP, encoded by the coding sequence GTGTTCAGACGGGGCCACCTCGGCGTCGCCATGCTGACGCTCGCGCCGATCACGTTCTGGCTGTTGACGACGGGCTACCCGGTGTTCGCGACACTCGTCGCGGGGACCGTGCTGTACCTCGCGATGCTCCCCGACGTCGACCACCGGATCCCGGGCGTCTCCCACCGTGGGCCGACCCACTCGCTGCTGTTCGCGGGCATCGTCGGCGCGGCGTTCGCCGGCGCCGCCTCGTTCGTCGAACCGGTGTTGTCGGTCGCGGTGCCGGGCGGCGTCTCGATGGTCGCGTTCGGCTTCTTACTCGGCTTCGGAGCGGTGTTCACCCACCTACTGGGCGACGTAATCACGCCCGCGGGGGTCAACTTCCTGTGGCCGTACCCGAAGGAGTGGTCGCTGTACCTGACGAGCGCCGACTCGATGCTGTGGAACTGGGGGCTGTTCGGCCTCGGCGTGTTCGCGATGGCCGGGTCGGTCGTGCTGGCGGTGCAGGGAGTGGCACTCCCGTAG
- a CDS encoding mechanosensitive ion channel family protein, with translation MDVLAPLEAIPPWQAALVVVALSLGAAVVAEFVVIRAARRFVTRTETGLDEIVLAEVRVPLVTSFALAGVFLITSLQSVVDAVPFSEAQLESFFGDPALTIVVLLWAWALNETVNRGVDYLQEQGARYDFAPVFSNVWTILVATGTVGTILYVWNIDVTPLLAGAGIAGIAVGFAAKDTVANFFGGVALYFDDTYRVGDFIELDTGETGTVVKVGVRSTTLLTRDEVLVTVPNSVLNATKVINQSAPSRRRRIRVPVGVAYGTDLDALEELLVDIAMDEKLVLDSPKPRCRFRRFGDSALEYELLCWVASPTRRAKGAHRLNRAIHDRFAEAGVEIPYPHRDVTVRRDAGVTADTMSGVPADTTGNGAGSAATDGGDDSDGDPDGEAAGDADGGGDVSGSLADERGR, from the coding sequence ATGGACGTTCTCGCCCCGCTGGAAGCGATCCCGCCGTGGCAAGCGGCGCTGGTCGTGGTCGCCCTCTCGCTCGGCGCGGCGGTCGTCGCCGAGTTCGTCGTGATCCGGGCCGCGCGCCGATTCGTCACCCGCACGGAGACCGGCCTCGACGAAATCGTGCTCGCCGAGGTTCGCGTGCCGCTGGTCACGTCGTTCGCGCTCGCGGGTGTGTTCCTCATCACGAGTCTCCAGAGCGTCGTCGACGCGGTGCCGTTCTCCGAGGCGCAACTGGAGAGCTTCTTCGGCGACCCCGCGCTCACCATCGTCGTCCTCCTGTGGGCGTGGGCGCTCAACGAGACGGTGAACCGCGGCGTCGACTACCTCCAAGAGCAGGGCGCTCGCTACGACTTCGCGCCCGTCTTCTCGAACGTCTGGACGATCCTCGTCGCCACCGGCACGGTCGGGACGATCCTGTACGTCTGGAACATCGACGTGACGCCGCTGTTGGCGGGGGCGGGCATCGCCGGCATCGCGGTCGGCTTCGCCGCCAAGGACACCGTCGCCAACTTCTTCGGCGGCGTCGCGCTGTACTTCGACGACACCTACCGCGTCGGCGACTTCATCGAGTTGGACACCGGCGAGACCGGCACCGTCGTCAAGGTGGGCGTGCGGTCGACCACCCTCCTCACTCGCGACGAGGTGCTGGTCACCGTCCCCAACTCCGTGCTCAACGCGACGAAGGTGATCAACCAGTCGGCGCCGTCTCGCCGCCGCCGCATCCGCGTCCCGGTCGGCGTCGCCTACGGCACCGACCTCGACGCGCTGGAGGAACTGCTCGTCGACATCGCGATGGACGAGAAGCTGGTACTCGACTCCCCGAAGCCGCGGTGTCGCTTCCGGCGGTTCGGCGACTCGGCGCTGGAGTACGAACTCCTCTGTTGGGTGGCGTCGCCGACGCGCCGGGCGAAGGGGGCCCACCGCCTCAACCGCGCGATCCACGACCGCTTCGCGGAGGCGGGCGTCGAGATTCCGTACCCCCACCGCGACGTGACGGTCCGCCGCGACGCCGGCGTGACCGCGGACACGATGTCCGGCGTCCCGGCGGACACAACGGGCAACGGCGCCGGGTCTGCGGCGACGGATGGCGGGGACGACTCGGACGGCGACCCGGACGGCGAAGCTGCCGGCGACGCTGACGGCGGCGGCGACGTCTCCGGGAGTCTCGCGGACGAGCGAGGCCGTTAA